The Streptomyces sp. NBC_00299 DNA segment CGCGTGAACTTCCGAGATGCTGCCTTCGCTGGAGGCGAAGTCCCATTCGAGGACGCTGAGTTCTCCGCCAGCACCATCGACTTCAACGGTGCGACCTTCACCGGCAGCACAGTGAACTTCGGGGAGCACCACCTCCCTTCCATCTACCGCACGGTGCCCCCCGCCCGCTTCAGCGGCGGCATCGTCGACTTGTCCCAAGTAGCCGACTTCACTCATCCTCCGCGGTTCGGCTTACAGGAGCTGCCTCCCGGACTCCGGCTGCCTCCAGGCACCAACATCGCGGACCTCCCCTGATTGGGCACCTCATGGTTGAGGCGCCACTGCGACCACCCCGGCCCGGCGGGTCCCAAGTCGGGGCGGCACAGAGTGCGCTCAGCTTGCGGTTCAGCTGGCCGTCGCGATGGCGTCGCGCAGGTGCGTGCGTGCCCAGGCCAGAAGTGAGGGCTGGTCACCGTCGGGGCTGGTCAGCGCGTCGGTGAGGTAGGTGATGGCGGAGTCGAGGTCCTCGCTGGCGTCCTGCCAGTTGCTGATGCTGGACGCGCCGAGGACGTTGCGGACGTCTTCGACCAGGTCGATGAAGGCTTTCGGGGTGTTGCCGCGAGGCGAGTGGTCGCCGATGAGGGCGGCGAGGTCGGCGGCGAAGCAGTCGCGGAGCGCGGCGAAGGTGTCGGCTTTGGTCTGGGTGGTCACGGGGCCTCCTGGTCAGTGGTTGAGCCGGATCGTGATGGGTCGCCGGCGTCACCGGCGTGGGTGTGGGCGGTGCGGCGGTGCGCGGCGAGGCCGGCGGCCTCGCCTTGGAGCGGCAGGTGGCAGTCCCGGCAGCCGTGCGACCACTCATCCCAGGCCGGGGGTGAGCGGGTGCGGGTGCGGTCCGTCGGCTGCGCGGCTCAAGCGACCGCGTCGGCGTACTGCGCCTGAGGTTCCGCGCGTCCCGCGGGGTCGTCGTCCTGGTCGTCGTCGATGCCGTCGCCGTGGACGGTGCAGACGATGTCCGGGTCGGTGTCCATGGCTCCGGTCAGCGCCTTGTGCAGGTCGGTGACCGAGTAGACCGGCGCCCACGCCTGCCCGGCGCACTCCGGGTCGAAGGGGCAGGGCAGCAGGACGTCGAAGCCGAAGTCGCCCTCGTCGTCGACGTCGTCGCGGAACGCCAGAGTGAGGTACTGCTGCCCGAGGCGGATCTCCGCGGCGCGGTCCCGGCCGGTCACCAGGTCCGAGCCCGGCCGCCATCGCCACAGCGGCAGGATCTCCGGGCCGAAGAAGCGGCGGACCAGGAGAAGGTCGCCCAGGCCCTCGCTCCCGTCGCGCCCAAGGTCGGCCTCCCGGACCTGCGAGAGCCGCTTCAGGAACGGCTCCAGGCGGTACAGGGCGTCCGCGAAGACGACCGTGTTGAAGCCTTCGGCGGCCAGCCGCTGGTGCGAGTGGACCATGGCCTGGTGCTGGGCGCGGACGACGTCCTCGGGCACGCGCCGGTTGTCCGGCCGCGGGCCCTGGCGCTCCAGGCAGACCGGCAGCGGCGTGGCGACGACGACCGCGACGGTCGGCATGCCGTGCCGCTTGGCGGCCATCACCAGCTCCATCCGCACGGGCTGTTCGACGTTGGTCGCGTCGATGACCGTGTTGAGCTTGCGGGCCATACGGCGTTCCAGGATCAGCTTGAGGACGTCGGCGGCGTCTCCGGTCGCGTCCTGCCGACCGGGGTCGTCACTGACCACGCCGCGCAGACCATCGAGCGAGAGGATCTGCGAGGCCGGCCAGGTGCGGGCCAGCGTGGACTTGCCCGCGCCGGAGGCGCCGATCAGCACGATGAGCCCGTTCTCGGGCAGTTCCGGGTACAGCACGGAGGTCATTCGACGTCTCCTTGCGGGTCGAGGGAGCGGGCAGCCCAGTTCAGGCGCTGCCCGGTGGTGTCGGTGATCAGGGCGGCGGCCTCATGCAGAGGCCAGGAGGCCTCGCAGTCGCGGTCCGGCTCCATCTGGTACGCCCGGCGGGCGGCGGTGCTGACCAGCTGGGCGAGCGCGGGAAAGAGACCGCCGGGGACGTCGATGTCTTCGTGGAGCTCGCGCAGGATCGCGGCGAGTTCGTGGGCGTCGATGTCGTCAGCGTTCAGGTCGTCCTCGATCTGCTGGAGAGCGAGGGTGGCAATGCATGCCGAGGCACGGATTCGGTCCAGGCGGGTGCGGAAGCTGGTCACCGGGTGGTCGCCTTGGTGGTGGCGACCAGGGCGGCGAGGGTTTCCCAGCCGTGGTGCCAGGCGGAGTCGAGGCAGTACGCGCCGTTGAGGCCGTGGTCGGCCAGGCGCCAGAAGTTGGCCTTGCCGGTCTTCGCGGCGAGGGTCTCCAAGAGCCCGCCCGGCACCCTTCGGTCCGCTGCGTAGTGCGTGAGGAAGGACAGGGCGAGCGCGGCAGCGGCGGCTCCGGGGTGCAGCCGGATGCCCAGGGCCCGGGCGCCGGCCCCGACCGCGAGGGCCTGGGTGGCGGTGTAGGTCAGGCAGTGCCAGGCGCAGGCCTTGATGCCGTCGGCCGTGCCGTGGACGGTCGGTTCGTCGTCCGGGGTGGCGGCGAAGTGGACGGGCTTGTCGTCGGTGGCGCCCTTGACCCGGGCGCAGTAGTCGGACTGTACGAAGTGATCGCCGATGTTCGACCCGGCGCGGCCCAGTCCGAGGACGGCTGCGAAGAGGGCGGAGCGATGCGTCATGCTGGGCTTCTCCTGTCTCGTAAGGGGTTGGGGAGCGGGCGGCCGGCCTTTGCCGGTGCTGCGGCCGCCCGGTTGTGCGGCCCCGTCCCGGCCGGTGTGGCCGGGACGGGGTTCGACGCGGCCAGCCGGTGCGCGGCGGAGACCGGGGGAGCCATGAGGGTGCTGGGGTCCACGGGGGTGCCGTCGTGGCACTCCAGGCAGCACCCGAGCTTCTTGGAGAGGCAGATGTAGAACCGCCTCCCGCATTCGCCGCAGGTCTGTCGGGCTGCCATCGCCTGGTCCAGCGCCCGCTCCTGTGCGAGCGTCGGAACGCGTTTGGGCGTGGCCAGGTCGACGCGGAGCAGGAAGCCGCGGGTGGGGTGGGTGCAGGACCACTGCGGCCGGGTGGCGCACAGCTTGCAGCGCAGGATCGCGACCGGGCCCTGATTGCCGCCGGGGCTGAGGCCCATGTCCTGTAACTGGCGCCTGGTGACGAGCCCTTCGGGCACCGCGCTGCGGTCGTACTCGGGCAGCGCCGCATCGCTGCGCGGCAACCGGGTCACCTCGCGGCGGCGGCGCTTCTTCCTCGGGCGCGGCATCACCTGCTCCGGGCGCCGGGCCGCCAGTCGGGGCGGTACGGGTAGCGGGGGCCGGGATGCTTCGGTCGGGGCCGGCCGATCCGGCGGCGCGGTCGGGGGATGAGCACGGGCAGTTCCTCCAGTCGTCGGTGGACAGCGCTGCGCCCCACCGACGTCGTGCGGGTGTCGGCGGGGCGCAGTGGGCGGCCAGGCGGCCTAATCCGGAACTAAGAGCGATCCGTCGGCGGCAGCATCCGCGACGGAGCTGTTCGAGTGGTGGCAGCCCGTGCGGTACCGAGTGGATGCAAGCCGGCGGCTTGGCCCATGAGGCCTTCGGACAGACGGGGCTCTAGAGGCGGCGTGACCGGGCTGCAGGCCGTGAATAGGCTTCCGCGCATGGCCAGTGAATCTTTTCCCTACAACCGGTTCCTAGGTGAGTTTCAGGAACTGGCACATGGTCGCCCCGACGGCCCTGCACTTCGCGACTCGGTCCGCGAGCACGCCGCCCCGGGCGAGGAGAAGCTGGTGCGTTATCTCCGTTCAGGATCTGCCCTTGCCGTCACCGGATCACCAGTCCATGACGCGCTGAGCAACGAACTCATCGGCGCGTTGGAGCTGCACACTGACGGCGAGTGGTTCTGGTACTCAGACCTCGCTCACTACGTCGAGCGCTACCACGTCCCGCTGGACGAGACCTTCGTCGATCACGCACGCGCACGCCACTGGACTCCGCCCAAGCTCTCTGCGGAAGACCTCATCCAGATCGGAGACACTCTGGACGCGGCGCTCGATGCCGAAGACGCCGGAGACACGCAGGCTTGACGAGTTAGGCGCCTGAGGTGTCTGTCCGGACCTCGCCAGACCCACAGGGGGCGGGCGAGGACCAGGCAGGGCGTCGGGTCAGCGCTGGAGCGGGTGGACGTTGTCGGGTTCGTCGTCCAGGTCGTCGTGGGCCGGGGCGGGCTGCGGCGGAATGTGGACCTCGGGGCGGATGTCGATGTGAGGCTGGAAGGCCGTGTGGGTGATCGGGCGCAGGCTCAGGCCGCGCAGGGCGAAGACGGAGGCGATGGTCCAGGCGAGGACCGCGATCCCGGTGGCGACGGTGCGGCCGTTGGCGGGGGAGGCGGACCACACCATGCCGACGCTGGCCGCGCCCCAGAGGGTGTAGGTGATGCGGGCCCCGGTGCTGTGGAAGAAGCCGCCGACCAGGCTGAACAGGCCCACTGCCTTCCAGAAGGCGTAGACCGCGGATCCGCTGACGGCGAGGCCGCTGGTGTGCTGGGCGATGTACGTGCGGACGGGGGTGTCGATCACTGCCCAGAAGCTGTTGGAGGTCTCGGACGCCAGCTGTGTGTCCGGGGTCGCGGTGGCGATCCGGTGGGCCAGGGCGGAGACGATGTCGCCGGCGGCGTCCAGCACGATGATGAACGCGCACACGCTGGCCAGGCTGAGGGCCGCCTTGATCCAGTTGCTCATCCCGTGCCAGCCCGCGGACCGTGCGTGCCGGACGTCCTCCCAGCGCTCGTAGAGGAAGCCGCCCTGCTTCCAGGAGTTGTCCCACGCCGCCCTCATCCGGGCGAAGCGCGTCACGCCGGGGTCACCTTCTGGATCGACGGCCGGCGGCGGGGGCGTCTTGTCGAGCAGGTCGAAGAAGCT contains these protein-coding regions:
- a CDS encoding RRQRL motif-containing zinc-binding protein — translated: MPRPRKKRRRREVTRLPRSDAALPEYDRSAVPEGLVTRRQLQDMGLSPGGNQGPVAILRCKLCATRPQWSCTHPTRGFLLRVDLATPKRVPTLAQERALDQAMAARQTCGECGRRFYICLSKKLGCCLECHDGTPVDPSTLMAPPVSAAHRLAASNPVPATPAGTGPHNRAAAAPAKAGRPLPNPLRDRRSPA
- a CDS encoding ATP-binding protein codes for the protein MTSVLYPELPENGLIVLIGASGAGKSTLARTWPASQILSLDGLRGVVSDDPGRQDATGDAADVLKLILERRMARKLNTVIDATNVEQPVRMELVMAAKRHGMPTVAVVVATPLPVCLERQGPRPDNRRVPEDVVRAQHQAMVHSHQRLAAEGFNTVVFADALYRLEPFLKRLSQVREADLGRDGSEGLGDLLLVRRFFGPEILPLWRWRPGSDLVTGRDRAAEIRLGQQYLTLAFRDDVDDEGDFGFDVLLPCPFDPECAGQAWAPVYSVTDLHKALTGAMDTDPDIVCTVHGDGIDDDQDDDPAGRAEPQAQYADAVA